A stretch of the Papaver somniferum cultivar HN1 chromosome 6, ASM357369v1, whole genome shotgun sequence genome encodes the following:
- the LOC113287542 gene encoding uncharacterized protein LOC113287542, protein MDAKSLARSKRAHTQHHQNKKPHPNQKSKGPLIVTPTEGITKNPSGKPKSSPFQGSSGLPSNWDRYEDEFESAAELISTSQVSGGAGDDVVKPKSKGADFSYLISEAQSQSSSSLDCFNSFYDALPDFDKAVSSMLSVRGESVLSWISDDNFVVDDNASSGYEAASLSMDLHALAAQLEKIDISRRLLIEADLLPPELCTGGLNDHISRELEQVQLGISGNTDGHIDVDESTSYNAEAMPPMTVSRSSSSTNDENLVPVIHCKGAELLNPGVDDLQMSDSNLSITLDPMKRAEFCPVPCSEDKAVKFEAAAAEAELDTLLDSLGEMDILSSTSSISNYPVANQVNPTYIGGFAAGNSNSQPNSRLGSRSSITKVTMNIDIDDTVDDSLGGTSNMKNHENSVMLPRQEVTSDVLPLAAPSNSASSSHSSSKLLDDFDSWLDTI, encoded by the exons ATGGATGCGAAATCTCTAGCAAGGTCAAAAAGAGCTCACACTCAACACCATCAAAACAAAAAACCTCacccaaatcaaaaatcaaaaggtCCTTTAATTGTTACTCCAACAGAAGGAATTACGAAGAATCCATCTGGTAAACCAAAATCAAGTCCATTCCAGGGTTCTTCTGGGCTTCCTTCAAATTGGGATCGGTATGAGGATGAGTTTGAATCGGCTGCAGAACTCATTAGTACTAGTCAAGTTAGTGGTGGTGCTGGTGATGATGTTGTTAAGCCAAAGAGTAAAGGGGCGGATTTCAGTTACTTAATTTCTGAGGCTCAATCTCAGTCTAGTTCTAGTTTGGATTGCTTTAATTCTTTCTATGATGCTCTTCCTG ATTTTGACAAGGCAGTCAGCTCTATGCTTTCTGTCAGGGGAGAGAGTGTGTTGTCGTGGATTAGTGATGATAATTTCGTTGTTGATGACAATGCAAGTTCAGGTTATGAG GCAGCTTCACTCTCCATGGATCTGCATGCCCTTGCTGCGCAACTAGAAAAGATCGATATTTCACGAAGGCTGTTGATTGAAGCAGATCTGCTACCTCCAGAGCTG TGCACAGGTGGGTTGAACGACCATATCAGTCGGGAACTTGAGCAAGTACAACTGGGTATAAGTGGAAATACTGATGGACACATTGATGTGGATGAAAGTACCTCTTACAATGCTGAAGCTATGCCGCCTATGACTGTAAGTAGAAGTTCGTCctctacaaatgatgaaaatctaGTCCCGGTTATCCACTGTAAAGGGGCGGAACTCTTAAATCCAGGAGTAGATGATTTACAGATGTCAGATTCTAATTTGAGTATAACTTTGGACCCCATGAAACGAGCCGAGTTTTGTCCTGTTCCATGCTCAGAAGATAAAGCCGTAAAATTTGAGGCTGCCGCAGCAGAGGCAGAGCTTGATACTCTTCTAGACTCATTGGGTGAAATGGATATACTCAGTTCCACCTCTAGCATCAGTAATTACCCAGTTGCAAACCAGGTCAATCCAACATACATTGGCGGATTTGCTGCAGGAAATTCCAATTCACAACCTAATTCTAGACTAGGTTCCAGGTCTAGTATTACTAAGGTAACCATGAATATTGATATAGATGACACAGTTGATGACTCACTCGGTGGAACGTCAAATATGAAAAACCATGAGAATTCAGTTATGCTACCAAGACAAGAAGTAACAAGTGATGTTCTTCCTTTGGCTGCTCCCTCTAATTCGGCATCTTCCTCACATTCTAGCTCAAAACTGTTGGATGACTTCGATTCGTGGTTGGATACAATTTGA